Below is a window of Fulvitalea axinellae DNA.
ATCGCTTGCCTGACGCATATGGGGGAAGAAGGAGTGGAAAAGGCTTTTGGGGAAATCATCCGTTGGGGCGCTCCGAAGGGGATTACGGGCAGGCCGGAAACGCTAATGGCCCGTGTCTTCCACGATAGCTTTCGGGTGACGGCTCCTGAGAAAGTAAGGATGAGCATAGGTGTAGTCACCGACGCCCCGATAGGCGAGGAAGACAGCCCGGTAAGCGCGGAGGTGATAGGCAAGGGCCGGAAGATAGTGGCCGGAATGGAAATTCCTGCTGAGGAATTCGGGAAGGCATGGAGTTCTCTTTTCGTCTGGATGACCGACAATGGGTTTAAGAAGTCCGAAGATGGGAATCCGTTCGAGATTTACCGCAACGATCCCCGGGAGCATCCGGAAGGTAAGTTTCTGGTGGATTTGTGTATTCCGATCGAATAACGATATTTGGGGGCGGACTATCGGCAGAACACTTTTTTGCGTTGGTCCGCCACTTTTAAAGCCGGGGGCTCTTTTTCATCTTCGAACCGAAATCCATAGGCGTTCCCGGCAACAAATAACTTATCGTATTATATGCTTATTGAATTGGCTATCGGAGACGCCTACGGGGCGGGCTTCGAATATGTGAAACCTGAGATTATCACCAAATACAACAATCTGGAATACCGGCAACACCCTACGCACAAAGGCACAAAGCCCGGTATGTACACCGACGATACCCAAATGAGTCTGGCCATTGCCGAGCTGATGGTGGAGGAACTGGAGTGGACAAAGTTAAACGTCGCCAACAAGTTTGTGGAGGTTTTTAAACGGGACGTCAGGGAAGGTTACGCTTCCGGCTTTTATCATTTTCTGACCAAAATGAATAACGGCGAGATGTTTCTGGAGAATATAAAACCGTATAGCGACAAGAGCGGTGCGGCTATGAGAGCGCCTGTGCTCGGGATTTACAAGGACAGGAAAGAGGTGCTGGAGAAAACCGAAATACAGGCCAGCGTTACGCATGATACCAAAGACGGCATCAACGCGGCGAAAGCGTCGGCCATGATCGTTCATTTTTTCCTTTGGGAATCGGGTAAGAAAAAGGATTTGGCAAAATACCTCAAAGACCACGTGAAAGGGGATTGGGCCAGCAGATGGACCGGGAAAGTCCGTTCGAAAGGTTGGATGAGCGTGCGTGCGGCCATCACCGCGATCCAGGAGGCGGACAGTATGAGCGATTTGCTGACAAAATGTGTGGCTTATACGGGCGACGTGGATACCGTGGCGGCGATCGCGTTGGCGGGCGGAAGTGTCTGCAAAGAACTTAGGAACGATTTGCCCGGCTGGCTTTATTCCGGAATGGAGGACGGGGAGTTCGGAAGGACTTATATCGAGAGTCTGGACAAGGAATTAAAAGCGTTTTATCTTCAAGGAAAACAAGATCTGCCTTTATGAAAATGGTAGAACGGCTCCGAGGCCGGATGTGAAAAATAGAACCACCCGCCAGTATGGAAAGGTATTCCTGCTGGCGGGTGGTTACGCTATAAGCCTTGGACGGCAATCTGTAAATTGGGCCCTAGGTTTTATTTCTTCGAATAATAGATTTGGCAATACAATACGCCGTCGCGTTTTAGGTCTACCCGTAGGCGGTCGCTATCCTTGTAAAGAGTGAAGTCTTCGAGACCTTCGTCATTCTTTTTGCCTTGATAACGCATGGTCACTGTTTCGGAACTTTCTTGCCAGCGGTAATCGGGGTCAGCCTTCTTTTTCCATTCCGTGGCTACGTATTCGGCGGTTTTTTCGCTTTTGCGTCGCCAGTTGGCTTGGTGGCAAGCGCCGTCCGCCCCGAACTTGTAGCCTTCGAATTCGAGTCCCACTTTTCTTCTGGAGATAAAATGGTCCAATTCTTCCATCAACAGCGCCAGCTCTTTGTCGTTCAAATCGTCGGCATCGGCTTTGGGCATTCCCATAAATTCCATAAAAGCCAAGGGACCGTTTTCAATTTTATATTCGCATGGTATCCAGATACCTTCCACTCCCGGAAAATCGACTTTCTTCGAATCTGTCATCTCCTATCACTTCAGAATTAACAATTACAAAAAACACGGCAACCGTAACGCCGAACAAAAAATCCCTATTCGCAATCAGGTATCGCTCATCGTCCTTATTCAAAGGCTTGTGCCGGCAAAATGTTACCGTGGGGCAAACGTAAGGCGTTTATTTTAATAAACCGATACGGTTCTTAACGAATTTTAATGACATTCCGCATTCAAAAACGATAACCCGAACATATGAAGGTTTTACATGAGTGGTTTTGGGCGAATAAAGTTTGGAGCTAAATTATTGTCCTGAGTTACACACTTTTTTAAAATAAAAGGCGAACGATATGGCTGAATGGTTAATCGAAAATCCGATAGTAACCGGGGCGTTAACCACACTGCTGATGTGGTGTGATTATTTTCTTTCCATTACGCAGGAAAAAGAGCGACAGGCCCATTATTATGCCCATTACAAGAGTTATCCAATTAATACCATTGAGGGGAATCCCACCGTACGGCAAGAAATCTCCAAACTTAAAATTATAAGCGTAAAGCATTTACCCTTTGCGGTGGGTCTCGGCGTATTAGTGGCAATCGGGCTACCGTATATTCCGGTTGAAATAGCTCGATTCTTTTTGGGCTTTCTTTGGGGGACGTACCTTATTGTAAACACCCAGCATATCAGCAACCTTATTGGGTATAGAGTGAGCAAGAAAGGAGTGCACGGCTGTATCTGGATGCATCAGAGAGTGGGGTATTATGTACAGGCCGGGAGATATTTCACCACCGCCCTTTTTCTGCTAGTTCTCTCTGCGCTGGTCCAAGACTTAACGCTATACGGTGTCACGGCGGCGGCGTTTAATTCTTCCTTTCGAATGTTTATGTGGGTTAAAAAGGTCCCGAAGATTGAAGCCGGGGACCCCGTTCCTGCTCATTTCACGGATGAGGGGACAACGGTTAGCGAATAGTTCATAGGTTTGCGGGCTAGGACAAGAATCAAAACGTATATCCGATATTCAGGAATATCCGGAACTTGTCGTCATTGGTGCCCATAAGCGTGATACTCGACGGTCCGCCAAAGGCATAGGAACCTATGGTCAGGGCGTAACCTACCAAGGCGCCGGACTCTTCGTCGGAACCGCTGCTCAGGCGAAACAGCTGGTCGGTATCTTGTCCGTAGGTAAGCCCCGTGATCTCCGGCACCAAATATATTCCCCTTGTGGGGCTGTACTGTAAGCCGACATCCGCCGAAACGAACTGTCTGGCCTGAATACTGCGTGGTTGGACGCCGAGGAAAGGCACCTGATTGACCCTGAACTCGTTGATGCCCCCCAACAGAAAAGAGCTGTTTCCGCCCATATTGTCCAAAAAGTTCAGGCCTCCGCGGGCGCCAAACTTAAAGCTGAGCTTTTTGTCGGAAATCGGAATCCGGGCGGAAAAACCGCCTTCAAACCGTATGGCGTCGTCGGCATGAAGTGCTTGTTTGACTTTGTTCCGGGTGTCCGGACTTTGGGCTTTTACGTCCAATCTCTGTTTGTTGAGCATATAGTAAGACCCCCTGAATCCGGCTCTGGTGCCTTTCCAAGGGAAGTATTGCCTGTCAAAGCTGTTGAATTCGTAAAAGACGTCAAAACGGTTATTGGTTATCTTGTTCTTGATGTTGATGTCATTTTCAGGTGCCAGAGGGTTATCTATCCGGGCATTACTTTCATAGTATTCGTAGTTGGTGGCCAGACCGAAAGTGTGGTTCAGCTCGCTTTGGTAGGCTACGTACAGTTTTCCCGCAATGTAATCTGACTTTTGCGGAGGGATTTCGTCTCCTTCGATAAGCAAAGGCACCTCGGCGCGTTCGTAGTCGCCGGCTAGGCCTATCACGTAGTTTTGTTTCCGCCCAGCGTACACTTCGTAATTTCCCCTGACAATCGGGTATTCCGATAAATTGGTTTTCAAGTTTATCTTCGTGCGTTTGCCTAGCAAGTTATGCGCCGACCAACCCACGATCAACCCGATATCCTCATCATTGTCGTAATGGATAGCCAAGCCAATGCTGGACCCGGGTCTTTCTTCCAGATTGATGGCTAGCGTTACGTCTCCGTTGTCCGAAGGTAACATACGGTAGGTGATTAGGCTGTAAAATCTGGTGCCGTACAATACCCGGATACGGTGTTGAAGTTGCTGTAGGCTGATGCTTTTTCCGGGTTTGATCCCCAAACGGGAAAGCACGAAATTACGGCTGGTGAGTCTGGTGCCGGAAACGCTGACCTTGCTGATCTTCACGATATCTACACGCATCGGTTCGGGCGTGTTCTTCGCGGAGCTTGGGCCGTATTGTTTCATGCGTTCCGCCAATGCCTGCAGTTGTGGCATTATACGCCTAACAGACTGCCTGCCGTATGAGATAATGGAATCCGTTTCGAAAAAATCCGCCGCGCCCAAGCCTTTCAGGTCATGATAAAGATAAACGTCGCAGATTTCCACTTCTTTCGGATGGTCCTCCAGGTTTTTGAATGATGAACATTGGTCCAATATGGCGCCGAAGGAGTTAAGCTCTTTGTTGGTCTTGTATTGACCCGTCACGTCAGAACCTATAATGATGTCGGCTCCCATTTTTTGCAAGTCCCGGGCGGGGAGGTTCCGTACCAAACCGCCGTCAACAAGTAGTTTGTCACCAATGGTTACAGGCGTCATAATCGAGGGAATGGCCATACTGGCGCGAACGCTTTTTACCAGGTCGCCGGTATCCAGCTCCACGGCTTGGCCCGTCAGGATATCGGTGCCGATACAACGGAAGGACCGTGGGAATTTGGAGAAATCCCGTGTTGCATAGGCTGGCGCAAATAGTTCGGAGAGCTTCAGGTATAGATTCTGCCCGGCGATTAGGCCTTTGGGCAACACCACTTTTCCTTTTTCGATCGGCACTTCGACCAAGTATTTTTCGTAATCCCCTTTTTCGTTAAAACCGACACTGTTTAGGGAAATTTGATTGGTCAGCATGTCTTCCCAATCAATCTTTTGGGCTATCCTTTCGATTTCCTGCCCATTGTGACCGATGGCGTACAATCCGCCCACTATGGAGCCCATACTTGTTCCCGTAACGTAATCGACGGGAATACCGAGGCTATCCAAGGCTTCCAGTACGGCGATATGGGCCAAGCCTTTGGCTCCGCCACCACTCAATGCCAGACCGATTTTCGGCCTTTTTAATCCTTCCCCGCTTTGCGCGTTTGTCATAGCGCAAGTACCCAGCAGACACAATAGCGAAAGAGCCAATGACTTGAACCTCGGCATAATGTCGTTTCTTTATTTTTAACAAATTTCAGCCAGTCTCAAACAGACGGCATTCCCAAATTTAGGGACATTTTATATAGAAAATGGTTGGAATCTGAAATGAAAATGACCTGTACGATTTAATTAAGTCCCGTTTAGCCTTACTTGTAGAAGTGATCAAATGTTTGCCTTGCCTGAAAAACAAAAATCCCGCCTACGTGTCAGCGTAGCCGGGATTTTCTGTTTCCGAAAAATTGGGATGTTTTATCTGCCGAAGGCTTCTACTTCGTCTTTCAGGCTGGTGCCGAATACAGGGAAGCCTACTTTAATTACAGCGTAAAACCCGCGTTCCGCAATGCCGGGACGATAACCGATCTCACCTCCGTAAGACCAAGTGAAAGTCCTGTTGAATTTACCGTTGATGCCCGCCCGGTAGCCGATTGTTGTCGTTTTCACTGGCGAGGTGTCTATGCGGACGTTTTGGTAAAGCAGTTCGTCAAATTTGTTGTAAGGCATAAACAGCAAATCGGCGAAGACCTCGATCATGCGGTCGTCCATCAGATTGCCGTAGGTTTTGTCGGGCTTTATGGCAATGTTGCGGATATAGCTCATAGAGGCGCCTACATAACCGCCCATTGAGCGCATGCCTCCGTAAACGGTAGAGTTTTGGTCTACAAACAAATCGCCGCTTGTCAGGCCTTCGGGGTAAAGCTTCAGGCCGTCTTGCGATTTGAGCGTACGGTTCATGTCCACGCCCGTGTTGTAGTAGATACCACCCAGTCGCGCGCCGATGATCTTGCGGACTTTGGCCGGAATACGGATTTTGTCCGGCACTTTGGCGGCCCACTTATTTCCTTTTTTGTAAGACGAACGGAAAAGGATCATCCGCGTTTCGGCTTCTTTTTCCGAATCAGAGATATGGTAGGTGGCGCCAAACTCGGCGTATACGAATTGGCCGGGGTCGCTTTGGGCATTATTTTGATTTGCGGCCGCGTTGCCTACGCCTTCCGTTACGCTGGCGTAACTGGTGCGGGCGTTAGCCATAAAGTGCATTTGGTTTTTCATATAATACTCCACCTCCAGTCCGTAGCCCGCGGTGGTGTTGGTAGCGAAGAGCTCGCCGTATATAGGCTGGATCTTCACGAAAAGTTTATGAATAACCGAAGGCTCGTCGTAGAGCGTCGAGTATGTTACGGCCCGGGGCTTTTTTTGGGCCCAAGCTCCAGTTGTATGCGCCAGGCAAGCCATCAGTGCCAGCAAAAAAAATGCGTAGCGTTTCACGTTCATAGGTTTTTTCGGGATATGAAAAACCAGTGCCGTTCCGGTATGTCCGTTTTTGTAGGTCACGCCATAGGCACTATAAAATATATGTGGTTGAGTTTAATAAAATTAAACAGCCCAAACAAATTTATAGGTTCTTCCGGCAAAAATTAAGCTTCCAAGAGGATTCTTTGGGCCCCGAACCTGTTAATAGGCTTGTTTTGGTCCGAAGGCTCGCGTACTTTGCCCACTCAACAGTTTCCTATAAAAGTCATGAAAAACAGACACTTTTTTCTGGTCGCCCTGTTTTGGGTCGCCTACCTCTTTTCGTTCCAAACCAAGGCCCAGAGCCGGATACTCGAAAGCTTGGCTTTCAAAAGCGATATTCTCAAATCCGAGGTGAAGTACAGCGTGTACCTTCCCGCCGATTACGCCGTGTCTAAGCGAGATTACCCAGTGCTATTCCTGTTACACGGCTACACTGGCGACAATACCGACTGGACTCAGAAAGGCGACATCCAACATATAGCCGATGAGATGATCAAAAACGGGGAGCTGACTCCTTGTGTCATCATTATGCCCGACGCCGGCAACTGTTATTATCTCGACAGTTATGACGGGAAGTGGGATTATCACAAAATGCTCGTCAAAGAGTTTGTGCCGGCTATGCGGAGTGAATACCGATTACGGGATGGTTCAAGGTACACTGCCGTGGCTGGCCTGTCGATGGGAGGGTTTGGAGCCACGCTTTTCGCAGCGAAGAATCCTGATGTTTTTGGTCAGGCCGTGGCCCTAAGCGCGGCGTTTTGGACTGACGAGAGACTTATCGGCTTAGACCAAAAAGGATTCCAACGCAGTTTCGGGCCACAATTGGGCAATGACCTGAAAGGGAAGAAGCGCGTCAGTGGACTATGGAAGGAGTTCAGCCCTTTGATTCTCTTCAAAACGGCTGACAAAGACAAGATGAATACAGTGCGTTGGTACTTTGACTGCGGTGACGACGATTTCCTTTATATAGGGAATGACCGGATGCATACGCTTTTGCGCAACAGGGGTATCCGCCATGAGTACCGTATGCGTGATGGTGCGCACAACTGGGCGTATTGGCGTTCGGGCATACGGTTGGGGCTGGCTTTTCTAAATGAGGGATTTACGAACTAATAAATACTTTTACGCTATTGTATTGGGATGAAGTACACTTTTGAGAATATCACGGCTTTGGTTCTTGGTCTAATCGGAGTCGTTTCCCTTATTATTTGCATTGTTTTTTCTTACGCTATTGAACTCCAGCTTTTTCTTGGCATTATAGGAGTGGGAGGTTTTGCTCTGGTCAATCGAAAAAACAAAGAGTGGGGGACTTACTGCCTTGCTTTCCTTTTGTTATTGGGCTCGTTCCATTTAGTGTCGTTCTATTTTTTCCAGCTATACTATACTGCCAATATCGGTTTATTTGGAATAAATTTGATAGTACCTACGGACCCTGTTATTCTTGTCACTTTCATCGCTTTTGTTATAAAGAGGTGGTCAATCTTCCGTAAACATATAGAGGGAAAACAAGATCAAGATGAGGAAGAGTTGAAAAGTGTTAAGGCTTCGGATCGACTTTTAGCTAGGTATTCCAAAAAGAGTACGGATGACCTTTTGGAAATAGCCGAAAACCCGGACCGGTATACAGCGGAGGCGGTAAAAGTGGCTAATGATTTGTTGGAGAAAAACGCCAAAACCGAATAGTTTGCGAATAAAACAAAACCCGGGGATTTCCACCTGAAGACGGAAACCCCTCGGGTTTTCTACCAATTGTTCAGTCTAACTGCTCGTTAACTTATTTCGGAACGGCGGTGAATACCTGCATAAGGTCCGAAGTGTTGTCGTTGGTTACCGTCAGGCTGGCGGGTACGAAGGTGTACTCATCCGATACCGGGCGAATGGTTACCGTTTCGCCGTCGTTCATCGGGAACGAGAACTCCGCGGATGTTTTGGCCGTCACCATTTCTTCGGCGTATTGGCATTCCCAAGTCCAGTTGATCAGTTTGCCGTCTTTTTTCAGCAACAGGTTGCCGTCGGCGGTCCTGATTTCGCCTTTGAGCATTTCCTTGTCGTTCAGTTCGCGGATTACGGTATAGTAATTTCCGGAATGCACGCTCGGGAAATCCACGATTACACGCCAAGGTTTTTTTCCGTTAAGCTTCCATACGTCATCCACGAAAGGCGCCAAGCGCGAAGGGTGGTTCAGGTATTTGGCCCGGTCGGCGTCTCCGTAACCGAAAGTACCCGTGATGCCGTAGCGTTCCACGCTGAAGAATTTCTTTTCGGAAGGAGAACTTTGGGGCTTGTGGTCGCCGTTGTCCGAATATCCGCCTCCGAAGGTGTGGCGATCCAATGCGCGACCGTAAGCGGATCCGTCGATATGGCGGGTAATGACCACGCGCTTGCCCGACGCTACAACTTCCTCTTTGGTCGGGTACGGATTCGACTCGTCATACTCGTAGATATGCTCGTCCAGGCCGGCTTCCCGGATTTCTTTGTCTAGCGTACTGCCCGATACCGTGGTCTCGAATTTCAGGAATACGATTTCTTGTGGATTATCCTCTATAAACTCGGTGATTTCCGCCAAGACATAATGCGCCAAACGGCTCCCGTTAAACCCGTTGGTCATCTTGCCGTGATACACCGACACGTCCTTTTTGAACCAAGTGCGTTTCTCGTGGATATCGATTTCGACAGCGCGAATCCCTTTCTCGAACTGCTCGGGCATATCGTCAAACACGTTAGATTTGCTGAACGTACTGCCTTTGTAATTGTAAGTGTTGTGGGTGGCGGGGAAAGAAATCTCGTTAATTGTCCGATCGTCCCTATCCACTTTTCGCAACGGTTCGGCCTGAACAGATACCTGTTGGGCGCTGGCCGTCTTAAGCCCGATATCGCCCATGTTCGCGTCCATACCGGACTCTTCTAATCCTTGGTCGCAGGAAACCATAGCCCCGGCCAAAATCAACGGAAGGTAAACCTTTTTCATAGAATGAAATTTTGTGTTTAGTTGTTGTTTTGTCGATCGCAACAAACGGTTACCACGCCGTTTGGATTCCGATCATTGGGGAATATATACAGTTTTTCTATATGTATGATAATAAATTTATTTGAATTTACACGGGAAGGATTCCGGCAACGATCCCATTTGTTTTATTCTAAAATATAACGACAAAAAAGATCTTAAATTTCAAATAATCGCATGCGTAGGAGGTTTGTATCAATAATCAGGATCGAACAATACCGGTTTGAAAGACAAAAAAGTCCTAAAAACACTCTGCATGTTCAGGGAAATAATGCAAATGAATGTTTTGGGGCCTAATCGAGAGAGGATTTCCTTTTTGGAGAGAAAGCGAAATCAAGCTACTTTTGGGGAAAGTTTAAAACGATACGAAACAATGGCGGAAAGTCTTATAATTGACGCTTCGGCGAGCAAGGCCGAAAAATACGAGCAACTGATACCCCAAATCAAAGCGCTTGTTACGGGCGAGGAAAATATGGTTGCGAATATGGCTAATGTATCGGCCGCGTTGCGGTCGGTTTTCGGCTTTTTCTGGGTTGGATTCTATATCGTAGAAGGCGAACAACTCGTGCTCGGGCCGTTCCAAGGGCCAATCGCTTGTACCAGAATCCCGAAAGGACGAGGCGTTTGCGGTCAGGCTTGGGAAAAAGAAGAAACCCAGTTGGTACTGGACGTGGACGCATTTCCGGGGCATATAGCCTGCAGTTCGGCTTCGAAATCGGAGGTGGTGGTGCCGGTAATTTCCGGCGGAAAAGCGATCGCCGTACTGGACGTGGACAGCGACAAGCTTAACGATTTTGACGAGACGGATAAGAAATACCTGGAACTTCTGATGAAGGAGGTTTTCTAAAGAAAAGTATAGCGGGTTTTGCCCGGCAATAAAAATAGCGGTGTTCCGTAACCGGCGTTTTGCCTGTTCGGAGCACCGCTTTTTTTGTATTCGACATAGGGCAAGTAAGAGGGGCCTGAAGCTACCTTACCTTATATCTCGACATTCTATTGAATTAACGGACTAGTAGCCCGGGTTTTGTGTCAGGTTTTCGTTTTTCTGGATATCGCTGTAAGGTATCGGCGCCAGGTAGTGTTTCTCCAAAAAGACCTGAAGCGGGCGGTTATCCACTACGTGCTTCATGTTATAGTTTAGGCTTCCGTCGTCGTTTTTGGTTACCACTACGCCGTGGAAGTATTTGCCGTCAAGCACCTCGATACTTTTGCGCCAGCGGATCAAATCCCACCAGCGGTGGTCTTCGAAGGCCAATTCTATACGCCTTTCGTGCATGAGTTCCTTGCGCATCTCCGCCTGTGACAGGCCGGGCTTAATATTCGGCATATTCACCCTGTCCCGAATCACTTTTACGCTGGCGTACACAGTGTTGGAAGCCGGGCGCAGTTCGTTTTCGGCCTCGGCCAAATTGAGGTACATCTCGCCTAGGCGGAACATTTTCCAGCTTACTCTCGATTCGCCACCTTTTGGGGCGATGGCCGACTTCTCGTCCAGGTATTTCCTGCAATAGTAGCCCGTAATACTGTGAAG
It encodes the following:
- a CDS encoding alpha/beta hydrolase family protein; amino-acid sequence: MKNRHFFLVALFWVAYLFSFQTKAQSRILESLAFKSDILKSEVKYSVYLPADYAVSKRDYPVLFLLHGYTGDNTDWTQKGDIQHIADEMIKNGELTPCVIIMPDAGNCYYLDSYDGKWDYHKMLVKEFVPAMRSEYRLRDGSRYTAVAGLSMGGFGATLFAAKNPDVFGQAVALSAAFWTDERLIGLDQKGFQRSFGPQLGNDLKGKKRVSGLWKEFSPLILFKTADKDKMNTVRWYFDCGDDDFLYIGNDRMHTLLRNRGIRHEYRMRDGAHNWAYWRSGIRLGLAFLNEGFTN
- a CDS encoding patatin-like phospholipase family protein, yielding MPRFKSLALSLLCLLGTCAMTNAQSGEGLKRPKIGLALSGGGAKGLAHIAVLEALDSLGIPVDYVTGTSMGSIVGGLYAIGHNGQEIERIAQKIDWEDMLTNQISLNSVGFNEKGDYEKYLVEVPIEKGKVVLPKGLIAGQNLYLKLSELFAPAYATRDFSKFPRSFRCIGTDILTGQAVELDTGDLVKSVRASMAIPSIMTPVTIGDKLLVDGGLVRNLPARDLQKMGADIIIGSDVTGQYKTNKELNSFGAILDQCSSFKNLEDHPKEVEICDVYLYHDLKGLGAADFFETDSIISYGRQSVRRIMPQLQALAERMKQYGPSSAKNTPEPMRVDIVKISKVSVSGTRLTSRNFVLSRLGIKPGKSISLQQLQHRIRVLYGTRFYSLITYRMLPSDNGDVTLAINLEERPGSSIGLAIHYDNDEDIGLIVGWSAHNLLGKRTKINLKTNLSEYPIVRGNYEVYAGRKQNYVIGLAGDYERAEVPLLIEGDEIPPQKSDYIAGKLYVAYQSELNHTFGLATNYEYYESNARIDNPLAPENDINIKNKITNNRFDVFYEFNSFDRQYFPWKGTRAGFRGSYYMLNKQRLDVKAQSPDTRNKVKQALHADDAIRFEGGFSARIPISDKKLSFKFGARGGLNFLDNMGGNSSFLLGGINEFRVNQVPFLGVQPRSIQARQFVSADVGLQYSPTRGIYLVPEITGLTYGQDTDQLFRLSSGSDEESGALVGYALTIGSYAFGGPSSITLMGTNDDKFRIFLNIGYTF
- a CDS encoding GAF domain-containing protein, producing the protein MAESLIIDASASKAEKYEQLIPQIKALVTGEENMVANMANVSAALRSVFGFFWVGFYIVEGEQLVLGPFQGPIACTRIPKGRGVCGQAWEKEETQLVLDVDAFPGHIACSSASKSEVVVPVISGGKAIAVLDVDSDKLNDFDETDKKYLELLMKEVF
- a CDS encoding ADP-ribosylglycohydrolase family protein, translated to MLIELAIGDAYGAGFEYVKPEIITKYNNLEYRQHPTHKGTKPGMYTDDTQMSLAIAELMVEELEWTKLNVANKFVEVFKRDVREGYASGFYHFLTKMNNGEMFLENIKPYSDKSGAAMRAPVLGIYKDRKEVLEKTEIQASVTHDTKDGINAAKASAMIVHFFLWESGKKKDLAKYLKDHVKGDWASRWTGKVRSKGWMSVRAAITAIQEADSMSDLLTKCVAYTGDVDTVAAIALAGGSVCKELRNDLPGWLYSGMEDGEFGRTYIESLDKELKAFYLQGKQDLPL
- a CDS encoding phosphatidylinositol-specific phospholipase C domain-containing protein codes for the protein MKKVYLPLILAGAMVSCDQGLEESGMDANMGDIGLKTASAQQVSVQAEPLRKVDRDDRTINEISFPATHNTYNYKGSTFSKSNVFDDMPEQFEKGIRAVEIDIHEKRTWFKKDVSVYHGKMTNGFNGSRLAHYVLAEITEFIEDNPQEIVFLKFETTVSGSTLDKEIREAGLDEHIYEYDESNPYPTKEEVVASGKRVVITRHIDGSAYGRALDRHTFGGGYSDNGDHKPQSSPSEKKFFSVERYGITGTFGYGDADRAKYLNHPSRLAPFVDDVWKLNGKKPWRVIVDFPSVHSGNYYTVIRELNDKEMLKGEIRTADGNLLLKKDGKLINWTWECQYAEEMVTAKTSAEFSFPMNDGETVTIRPVSDEYTFVPASLTVTNDNTSDLMQVFTAVPK